A single genomic interval of Streptomyces graminofaciens harbors:
- a CDS encoding UbiX family flavin prenyltransferase, which produces MNPVKPGETPRTPWIVGVSGASGTPYAAAVLRALLAAGESVDLVVSRASRLTLLDETGISFRDAHWRDDLREWLARGADGKPGTFAVDVDGDRVRYWATGDLAAGPSSGSYPSRGMLIVPASTACVAGVALGLSKDLLQRAASVTLKEGRTLVVAVRETPLNGQTLRHLVALDDAGATVLPASPAFYAGAGHIQDLVDFVAGRVLDAAGVPHTLYRRWEGDIGGARTPSTNGTGTGAGTGA; this is translated from the coding sequence TCCGGCACCCCATATGCCGCGGCTGTCCTGCGCGCCCTCCTCGCCGCCGGTGAGAGCGTCGACCTCGTGGTGTCCCGGGCCTCCCGGCTGACCCTGCTGGACGAGACCGGCATCTCCTTCCGCGACGCCCACTGGCGCGACGACCTGCGGGAATGGCTGGCCAGGGGCGCCGACGGCAAGCCCGGCACCTTTGCCGTGGACGTCGACGGCGACCGCGTACGGTACTGGGCCACCGGCGACCTGGCCGCCGGACCCTCCTCGGGCTCGTACCCGAGCAGGGGCATGCTGATCGTCCCCGCCTCCACGGCCTGCGTCGCCGGCGTCGCGCTCGGTCTGTCGAAGGACCTGTTGCAGCGGGCGGCGAGCGTGACCCTGAAGGAGGGCCGCACCCTGGTCGTCGCCGTACGCGAGACCCCGCTGAACGGGCAGACCCTGCGCCACCTCGTCGCCCTGGACGACGCGGGCGCGACCGTACTGCCCGCCTCCCCGGCCTTCTACGCGGGCGCCGGCCACATCCAGGACCTGGTGGACTTCGTGGCCGGCCGGGTGCTGGACGCGGCGGGCGTCCCGCACACCCTGTACCGCCGCTGGGAGGGCGACATCGGCGGCGCGCGCACGCCCAGTACCAACGGAACCGGAACCGGAGCCGGAACCGGAGCCTGA
- a CDS encoding Lrp/AsnC family transcriptional regulator, whose amino-acid sequence MDAVDRQLIQALRENGRASYAELGRLVGLSGPSVTDRINRLEAAGVITGYRATVNAASLGLGVTALIGISLSDAADHEDVANRLRDLNEIEDCWFIAGDDSFMLKVRASDVDGLEKTIRRLSGTKGVSRTRTTIVLSTKWENRVGELPEER is encoded by the coding sequence ATGGACGCGGTGGACAGGCAGCTCATCCAGGCCCTGAGGGAGAACGGCCGGGCCTCCTACGCGGAGCTGGGACGCCTCGTCGGTCTGTCGGGACCCAGTGTCACCGACCGCATCAACCGGCTGGAGGCGGCCGGGGTCATCACCGGCTACCGCGCCACGGTGAACGCCGCCTCGCTCGGCCTCGGCGTCACCGCCCTCATCGGCATCTCCCTCTCCGACGCCGCCGACCACGAGGACGTGGCCAACCGGCTGCGCGATCTGAACGAGATCGAGGACTGCTGGTTCATCGCCGGCGACGACTCGTTCATGCTCAAGGTCCGCGCGTCCGACGTGGACGGCCTGGAGAAGACGATCCGTCGTCTGTCGGGCACGAAGGGCGTGTCGAGGACCCGTACGACGATCGTGCTCTCCACCAAGTGGGAGAACCGGGTGGGTGAGCTGCCTGAGGAGCGTTAG
- the mqnE gene encoding aminofutalosine synthase MqnE, with translation MDVGLKRELEDKVRAGERLTREDGIALYESDDLAWLGGLAHEVRTRKNGDVVHFNVNRHLNMTNVCTASCAYCSFQRKPGEKDAYTMRIEEAVKLAKAMEGENLTELHIVNGLHPNLPWRYYPRSLRELKAALPNVSLKAFTATEIHHFETISGLSASEILDELIDAGLESLTGGGAEIFDWEVRQHIVDHRTHWEDWSRIHRLAHEKGLKTPCTMLYGHIEEPRHRVDHVLRLRELQDETNGFQVFIPLRYQHDFVDVKDGKVRNRLQARTQMATGAEALKTFAVSRLLFDNVPHVKVFWVMHGVQTAQLALQHGADDMDGSVVEYKITHDADNYGTPNKLTREDLLDLIRDAGFRPVERNTRYEIIREYEGPDPARRESPQPMRV, from the coding sequence ATGGACGTCGGGCTCAAGCGCGAGCTGGAGGACAAGGTCCGGGCCGGTGAGCGGCTGACCCGTGAGGACGGCATCGCGCTGTACGAGTCGGACGACTTGGCGTGGCTGGGCGGGCTGGCCCACGAGGTGCGCACGCGCAAGAACGGCGATGTCGTGCACTTCAACGTCAACCGCCACCTCAACATGACGAACGTGTGCACCGCGTCCTGCGCCTACTGCTCGTTCCAGCGCAAGCCGGGCGAGAAGGACGCGTACACGATGCGCATCGAGGAGGCGGTGAAGCTCGCCAAGGCGATGGAGGGCGAGAACCTCACCGAGCTGCACATCGTCAACGGCCTGCACCCGAACCTGCCGTGGCGCTACTACCCGCGGTCGCTGCGCGAGCTGAAGGCCGCCCTTCCGAACGTGTCGTTGAAGGCCTTCACGGCGACGGAGATCCACCACTTCGAGACGATCAGCGGTCTGTCGGCGTCGGAGATCCTGGACGAGCTGATCGACGCGGGTCTGGAGTCGCTGACGGGTGGTGGCGCGGAGATCTTCGACTGGGAGGTCCGGCAGCACATCGTCGACCACCGGACGCACTGGGAGGACTGGTCGCGGATTCACCGGCTCGCGCACGAGAAGGGGCTGAAGACCCCGTGCACGATGCTCTACGGCCACATCGAGGAGCCGCGGCACCGGGTCGACCACGTCCTCCGTCTCCGTGAGCTCCAGGACGAGACGAACGGCTTCCAGGTCTTCATCCCCCTGCGCTACCAGCACGACTTCGTGGACGTGAAGGACGGGAAGGTACGCAACCGGCTCCAGGCGCGTACGCAGATGGCGACGGGGGCGGAGGCGCTGAAGACCTTCGCGGTCTCCCGCCTCCTCTTCGACAACGTCCCGCATGTGAAGGTCTTCTGGGTCATGCACGGCGTCCAGACCGCGCAGCTGGCGCTGCAGCACGGGGCGGACGACATGGACGGCTCGGTGGTGGAGTACAAGATCACCCACGACGCCGACAACTACGGCACGCCGAACAAGCTGACCCGCGAGGACCTGCTGGACCTCATCCGCGACGCCGGCTTCCGCCCGGTGGAACGGAACACGCGCTACGAGATCATCCGCGAGTACGAGGGCCCGGACCCGGCGCGCCGGGAGTCGCCCCAGCCGATGCGCGTCTGA
- a CDS encoding GNAT family N-acetyltransferase, translated as MPLTFQLDPPLTPTLHDGILELWADVSNAGGAVGFVPPVTPEVIRPELLKHVTAMADGRIRLLVGLDETGTVAATAFFSFNTHRLMTHWVWLYTVMVHPAHQGKGYGRALLHAAEQAARRFDGIDAIRLTCRGGLGLEHFYTSSGYKEVGRVPGAIRVAPGDDRDDIVMLLQLT; from the coding sequence ATGCCCCTTACCTTCCAGCTCGACCCGCCCCTCACCCCCACCCTCCACGACGGCATACTCGAGCTCTGGGCAGACGTCTCCAACGCCGGCGGAGCCGTCGGCTTCGTGCCGCCGGTCACGCCGGAGGTGATCCGGCCGGAACTGCTGAAGCACGTCACCGCGATGGCGGACGGCCGTATCCGCCTCCTCGTCGGCCTCGACGAAACCGGCACGGTCGCCGCCACCGCCTTCTTCTCCTTCAACACCCACCGCCTGATGACCCACTGGGTCTGGCTCTACACGGTGATGGTCCACCCCGCCCACCAGGGCAAGGGCTACGGCCGCGCCCTCCTGCACGCGGCCGAACAGGCCGCCCGCCGCTTCGACGGCATCGACGCCATCCGCCTCACCTGCCGCGGCGGCCTCGGCCTTGAGCACTTCTACACCTCCAGCGGCTACAAGGAGGTCGGCCGCGTCCCGGGCGCCATCCGCGTCGCGCCCGGCGACGACCGCGACGACATCGTCATGCTGCTGCAGCTCACCTGA
- a CDS encoding DUF4229 domain-containing protein — MLRYTLMRLGIFVGCLGVVWGLVYAGLAPRGLGASNGMWMVFLALVISAPISFVALRKERDKASVQIVQRVDRAKANLEANRTQEDDAVDAAALAHDGKTP, encoded by the coding sequence ATGCTCCGCTACACACTGATGCGCCTCGGTATCTTCGTGGGCTGCCTCGGGGTCGTCTGGGGCCTCGTCTACGCGGGCCTCGCCCCCCGCGGCCTCGGTGCCTCCAACGGCATGTGGATGGTCTTCCTCGCCCTCGTGATCTCCGCGCCGATCAGCTTCGTCGCGCTGCGCAAGGAGCGCGACAAGGCCTCCGTCCAGATCGTCCAGCGCGTCGACCGCGCCAAGGCCAACCTGGAGGCCAACCGCACCCAGGAGGACGACGCGGTGGACGCGGCGGCGCTGGCACACGACGGCAAGACCCCGTAG
- a CDS encoding TetR/AcrR family transcriptional regulator gives MGAVKNKRMPRAVREQQMLDAAVRTFGQRGYRAASMDEIAELAGVSKPLVYLYLNSKEDLFTACIRREAKALTSAVYAGVDRSLPADRQLWEGLQAFFTHTARNPDAWSVLHLQARTHGEPFAAETDAMRAEMVVFVTELILAGAREARQDPHLPEREVAGLAEALVGAAESLAAWANTTPGVSARQAAATLMNFAWAGLGNLMEGRPWTPAD, from the coding sequence ATGGGTGCTGTGAAGAACAAACGGATGCCCCGCGCCGTGCGGGAACAGCAGATGCTGGACGCGGCCGTACGGACCTTCGGGCAGCGGGGCTACCGCGCCGCGTCGATGGACGAGATCGCCGAACTGGCGGGCGTGTCCAAGCCGTTGGTCTACCTGTACCTGAACTCCAAGGAAGACCTCTTCACCGCCTGCATCCGCCGCGAGGCCAAGGCGCTCACCAGCGCCGTCTACGCCGGTGTGGACCGGAGTCTGCCCGCCGACCGCCAGCTCTGGGAGGGGCTCCAGGCGTTCTTCACGCACACCGCGCGGAACCCGGACGCCTGGTCCGTGCTGCACCTCCAGGCCCGTACGCACGGCGAGCCCTTCGCCGCCGAGACCGACGCGATGCGCGCGGAGATGGTGGTCTTCGTCACCGAGCTGATCCTGGCCGGCGCCCGTGAGGCCCGCCAGGACCCGCACCTTCCCGAACGCGAGGTCGCCGGCCTGGCCGAGGCCCTGGTCGGCGCCGCCGAGTCCCTCGCCGCCTGGGCCAACACCACCCCCGGCGTCTCCGCCCGCCAGGCCGCGGCCACCCTCATGAACTTCGCCTGGGCGGGCCTGGGCAACCTCATGGAGGGCCGCCCCTGGACACCGGCCGACTGA
- a CDS encoding MaoC family dehydratase — MHTLTLTGAPSLGPLLARGALLSPCKSLRPPRLTAPSGPRLVLPGVRIDLARLAAYERVCGFPTGEDAVPVTYPHVLGFPLAMRIMAARDFPLPLLGLVHTSIEITRRRQLAATGEYELTVYVDELAPHRRGTEATVVTEVRDGGGVAWESRSTYLARHRTDGTQAVDARSDGARSDGARSDGARSDGARSDGARSDGARSGGTRGGGTRGGGGERSRAERKPLPPVAEWRLGEDVGRRYGTVSGDRNPIHLHPLAARLFGFPRAIAHGMWTVARCLAEHGTPAAVLVRAEFRAPVPLPSTVTYGEDGTVGGGFELRGGPPGGQRVHVTGHVHPLAL, encoded by the coding sequence ATGCACACCCTCACTCTCACCGGCGCCCCCTCACTCGGCCCCCTGCTCGCCCGGGGCGCCCTGCTCTCACCATGCAAGAGCCTCAGGCCGCCCCGCCTCACCGCGCCCTCGGGCCCCCGGCTCGTACTCCCCGGCGTGCGGATCGACCTCGCGCGCCTCGCCGCGTACGAGCGGGTCTGCGGCTTCCCCACCGGGGAGGACGCCGTCCCCGTCACTTACCCACACGTCCTCGGCTTCCCCCTCGCCATGCGGATCATGGCGGCCCGGGACTTCCCGCTGCCCCTCCTCGGGCTCGTCCACACCTCGATCGAGATCACCCGGCGACGACAGTTGGCCGCGACCGGTGAGTACGAACTCACCGTGTACGTCGACGAGTTGGCGCCCCATCGGCGGGGCACCGAGGCCACCGTCGTGACCGAGGTACGGGACGGGGGCGGGGTCGCCTGGGAGTCGCGGAGCACCTATCTCGCCCGGCACCGGACCGACGGCACCCAGGCTGTCGACGCCCGTTCCGACGGCGCCCGTTCCGACGGCGCCCGTTCCGACGGCGCCCGTTCCGACGGCGCCCGTTCCGACGGCGCCCGTTCCGACGGCGCCCGTTCCGGAGGCACCCGGGGCGGCGGCACCCGGGGCGGCGGCGGTGAGCGGTCGCGGGCGGAGCGCAAGCCGCTGCCGCCGGTCGCCGAATGGCGGCTGGGCGAGGATGTCGGGCGGCGGTACGGCACGGTGTCCGGCGACCGCAACCCGATCCATCTGCACCCGCTCGCCGCCCGCCTCTTCGGCTTCCCCCGGGCCATCGCGCACGGCATGTGGACGGTGGCCCGCTGCCTCGCCGAGCACGGCACACCGGCGGCGGTCCTCGTCCGTGCCGAGTTCAGGGCACCGGTACCGCTGCCGAGCACGGTGACGTACGGCGAGGACGGGACGGTCGGCGGCGGCTTCGAACTTCGCGGGGGCCCTCCAGGCGGGCAACGCGTCCATGTGACGGGCCACGTCCACCCGCTGGCCCTCTGA
- a CDS encoding AMP-dependent synthetase/ligase gives MSSLDRTEPVLVDPELKRLDGVVREAYVPPLATPVTYGSLAEIPFDNAAQEPDAVVLSRKYADEGEGDGRWRDVTAAGFAAEVLAVAKGLIAEGLMPGDRLAIMARTTYEWTLLDFAAWAAGLVTVPVYPTSSVFQTRWILQDSGAVALAVESTSQAAALGPERDRIPDLRHMWVFEKGHVERLAERGRDVPDQEVAVRRGVLGPDTLATLIYTSGTTGRPKGCALTHGNFFAEVDNAIDLLYPIFRARTDEEASTLLFLPLAHVFGRMVAIGCMRARVRLGHSPSFRTEDLLADLKSFRPTFLLVIPYVLEKVFNTARASAERMGRASSFDRAATVARRYGEALEADQHGTGPGPSGFLKAARTFYDPLVYRRIRNALGGRVRYLICGGSPLGRRLAAFYAGAGIEVFEGYGMTETTAAVTVTPPIRPRLGTVGWPLPGTRVRIATDGEVLLHGGQIFRGYWDPHGGGVVPAGPDGWFATGDIGELDEDGYLTITGRKKEILVTASGKNVAPAPLENWLRSHPLIAHAMVIGDRRPYVTALLTLDPEGITHWRQMNGKHGVPPELIADDPELLTVLQRAVDEANRLVSRPESIRRFTVVPGGFTEEAGHLTPSMKLRREVVEEAFAEEIEGLYGS, from the coding sequence GTGTCCAGCCTCGACCGCACCGAACCCGTGCTCGTGGACCCCGAGCTGAAGCGGCTGGACGGCGTCGTGCGGGAGGCATACGTACCGCCGCTCGCCACGCCCGTCACCTACGGCTCGCTCGCCGAGATCCCGTTCGACAACGCGGCCCAGGAACCGGACGCCGTGGTCCTCAGCCGCAAGTACGCGGACGAGGGCGAAGGGGACGGCCGTTGGCGGGACGTGACGGCGGCCGGCTTCGCCGCCGAGGTGCTCGCGGTGGCGAAGGGCCTGATCGCGGAGGGCCTGATGCCGGGCGACCGTCTCGCGATCATGGCGCGCACGACGTACGAGTGGACGCTCCTGGACTTCGCGGCGTGGGCGGCGGGCCTGGTGACGGTCCCCGTCTACCCCACCTCGTCCGTCTTCCAGACCCGCTGGATCCTCCAGGACTCGGGCGCGGTCGCGCTGGCGGTGGAGTCGACGAGCCAGGCGGCGGCCCTCGGCCCCGAACGCGATCGCATCCCCGACCTGCGCCACATGTGGGTCTTCGAGAAGGGCCACGTGGAACGCCTCGCGGAGCGCGGCCGTGACGTGCCGGACCAGGAAGTGGCCGTACGGCGTGGGGTGCTGGGCCCCGACACGCTGGCGACCCTCATCTACACCTCGGGCACGACGGGCCGCCCGAAGGGCTGCGCGCTGACCCACGGCAACTTCTTCGCGGAGGTCGACAACGCGATCGACCTCCTGTACCCGATCTTCCGGGCCAGGACGGACGAGGAGGCGTCGACCCTCCTCTTCCTCCCCCTCGCCCATGTCTTCGGCCGCATGGTGGCGATCGGCTGTATGCGGGCGAGGGTCCGCCTGGGCCACTCGCCGAGCTTCCGCACCGAGGACCTGCTGGCGGACCTGAAGTCCTTCCGCCCGACCTTCCTCCTGGTCATCCCCTATGTCCTGGAGAAGGTCTTCAACACGGCCCGGGCCTCCGCCGAACGCATGGGCCGCGCCTCGTCCTTCGACCGCGCGGCGACGGTCGCCCGCCGCTACGGCGAGGCGCTGGAGGCCGACCAGCACGGCACGGGACCCGGCCCGTCCGGCTTCCTGAAGGCGGCCCGCACCTTCTACGACCCCCTCGTCTACCGGCGCATCCGCAATGCGCTGGGCGGCCGGGTCCGTTACCTGATCTGCGGCGGCTCACCCCTGGGCCGCAGACTCGCGGCCTTCTACGCGGGCGCCGGCATCGAGGTCTTCGAGGGCTACGGCATGACGGAGACGACGGCGGCCGTGACGGTCACCCCACCGATCCGCCCCCGCCTGGGCACGGTCGGCTGGCCGCTCCCCGGCACGCGGGTCCGCATAGCGACGGACGGCGAGGTGCTGCTGCACGGCGGCCAGATCTTCCGGGGCTACTGGGATCCGCACGGGGGCGGGGTGGTCCCGGCGGGCCCCGACGGCTGGTTCGCGACGGGCGACATAGGCGAGCTGGACGAGGACGGCTACCTGACCATCACCGGCCGTAAGAAGGAGATCCTGGTCACGGCGAGCGGCAAGAACGTGGCCCCGGCTCCCCTGGAGAACTGGCTCCGCTCCCACCCCCTGATCGCCCACGCGATGGTCATCGGCGACCGCCGCCCCTATGTCACCGCCCTGCTGACCCTGGACCCCGAAGGCATCACGCACTGGCGCCAGATGAACGGCAAACACGGGGTGCCACCGGAACTCATCGCGGACGACCCGGAGCTCCTGACGGTCCTCCAGCGAGCCGTGGACGAGGCGAACCGCCTGGTCTCCCGCCCGGAGTCCATCCGCCGCTTCACGGTGGTGCCCGGGGGCTTCACGGAGGAGGCGGGCCACCTGACGCCCTCGATGAAACTGCGCAGGGAGGTGGTGGAGGAGGCGTTCGCCGAGGAGATCGAAGGGTTGTACGGGAGCTAG